The following are from one region of the Ignavibacteriota bacterium genome:
- a CDS encoding D-cysteine desulfhydrase family protein: protein MLEKIPRIKLSNLPTPLDELKELSKKYGFKKLLIKRDDLTGFAGGGNKARKLEYDFAEIIKSDHDVVLTAGGIQSNHARMTAAAARKLGIDVKVVLGGPDFKKFKGNLLLDVLFSAEIRYLVNDDSNDHLTSEMNKWADELKREGRKPFVLPIGGSTGLGALGYVKAMHEISQQLADKKVQIVMAVGSCGTFAGSILGAKMFFNDARIIGISVSRTSQAIIERTKEIILESSEIMKQKINMNEIKIECYDQYYVEYGLITKEGKNAILECANLEGIILDPIYTGKVMAGMIDLAQKNIIDKKLTTIFLHTGGLPILFSFEDEFDELAKCNKIYKKVQ from the coding sequence GTGTTAGAAAAAATTCCCCGAATAAAACTGTCAAATCTTCCCACACCTTTAGATGAGCTAAAAGAACTCAGCAAAAAATACGGTTTCAAAAAATTATTAATCAAACGTGATGACCTGACTGGATTTGCCGGAGGTGGAAACAAAGCAAGAAAACTTGAATACGATTTTGCTGAAATTATTAAAAGTGATCATGATGTTGTTTTAACTGCTGGCGGAATACAATCGAATCATGCGAGAATGACTGCTGCGGCTGCGCGAAAACTTGGGATCGATGTAAAGGTTGTTCTTGGAGGACCGGACTTCAAAAAATTTAAAGGTAATTTGTTGCTCGATGTTTTATTCAGTGCAGAAATTAGATATTTAGTTAATGACGATTCAAACGATCATCTTACTTCTGAAATGAATAAGTGGGCGGATGAATTGAAACGTGAAGGACGGAAACCATTTGTTCTTCCAATCGGCGGAAGTACTGGCTTAGGTGCTTTGGGTTATGTGAAAGCAATGCATGAAATTTCTCAGCAATTGGCTGATAAAAAAGTTCAGATAGTTATGGCTGTTGGTTCGTGCGGTACTTTTGCAGGCTCGATACTTGGTGCAAAAATGTTTTTTAATGATGCAAGAATAATCGGCATTAGTGTTTCAAGAACTTCGCAAGCAATAATTGAAAGAACGAAAGAAATTATTTTGGAATCATCTGAAATTATGAAACAAAAAATAAATATGAATGAAATTAAGATTGAATGTTACGATCAATATTATGTTGAGTACGGACTTATCACAAAAGAGGGGAAGAATGCAATTTTAGAATGTGCGAATCTTGAAGGTATTATTCTCGACCCGATTTATACGGGTAAAGTAATGGCTGGTATGATTGATCTTGCACAAAAAAATATTATTGACAAAAAATTAACGACAATTTTTCTTCACACAGGCGGTTTACCAATTTTATTTTCATTCGAAGATGAGTTTGATGAGCTGGCAAAATGCAATAAAATTTATAAAAAAGTTCAGTGA
- a CDS encoding serine hydrolase, whose product MKFITLSLILLFLSVLNLFSQEKNIKVEKDILMIINEFDDEDPYLNGEAVNEIVKYGNDAVDFLIESLQSQNSNVRWCSAIALGKIAPEGEKAIPYLTQALSDSDSNVRWCSVIALGNFGQSAEGAIAQLVNLLNDKDENVRWAMFIAIKKIDPEYNFQPPKLSDVISIIDNDLPSLMKDYIVPGVSIVLIEDREIVFNKSFGVKDVRTSEPVNENTMFEACSMTKPVFAFIVFQLVEQNKLDLDEPLSNYLDEKIFGEDSIYKEITARMILSHTSGLPNWRKGEEERNGPLPVYSAPGERFSYSGEGYFYLQRVIEKITGKSLEQIAKENLFIPLELNHSSFLWTEECDSQISCGHDTSGNFLAKSKYVHPNSAYSLYITAEDYAKFIIEILNSGQSQSALLTENFKSIMLEPQVDVLVRDPIERPGRALGFFTYWSLGWAIDSTAYGNIYYHSGANRTGFRCYSQFNLEEGNGIVIMTNSLNGSELWMRLIKRIGDF is encoded by the coding sequence ATGAAATTCATTACATTGTCTCTTATTCTACTTTTTCTTTCAGTACTAAATTTATTTTCACAGGAAAAGAATATCAAAGTTGAAAAAGATATTCTTATGATAATCAATGAGTTCGACGATGAAGATCCATATCTGAATGGTGAAGCAGTAAATGAAATTGTAAAGTATGGTAACGATGCGGTTGATTTTCTGATTGAATCTTTACAAAGTCAAAACAGTAATGTAAGATGGTGTTCAGCGATTGCACTTGGTAAAATTGCACCTGAGGGCGAAAAAGCAATTCCTTATTTAACTCAAGCTTTATCGGATAGTGATTCAAATGTCCGATGGTGTTCAGTTATTGCACTTGGAAATTTTGGTCAATCCGCTGAAGGAGCTATTGCTCAATTGGTAAATCTCTTAAATGATAAAGATGAAAATGTAAGATGGGCTATGTTTATTGCGATAAAAAAAATTGATCCTGAATATAACTTCCAACCACCAAAATTATCAGATGTAATTTCAATAATTGATAATGATCTTCCTTCTTTAATGAAGGATTACATAGTTCCGGGAGTTTCAATTGTTTTGATAGAAGATCGGGAAATTGTTTTCAATAAAAGTTTTGGAGTTAAAGATGTTAGAACATCTGAACCAGTAAATGAAAACACAATGTTCGAAGCTTGTTCGATGACAAAGCCAGTTTTTGCGTTCATCGTTTTTCAACTTGTCGAACAAAATAAACTTGATCTTGATGAACCACTTTCCAATTATCTTGATGAAAAAATTTTTGGAGAAGATTCAATTTATAAAGAGATAACCGCACGAATGATTCTATCACACACAAGTGGTTTACCAAATTGGCGAAAAGGAGAAGAAGAAAGAAACGGACCACTGCCGGTTTACTCTGCTCCGGGTGAAAGATTCAGCTATTCGGGTGAAGGATATTTCTATTTGCAAAGAGTAATTGAAAAAATAACAGGAAAATCTCTTGAACAAATTGCTAAAGAGAATTTATTTATTCCATTAGAGTTGAACCATAGTAGCTTTTTATGGACTGAAGAATGCGATTCACAAATTTCTTGTGGTCATGATACTTCAGGGAACTTTCTGGCGAAGTCAAAATATGTTCACCCGAATTCCGCATATTCGCTCTACATCACAGCGGAAGATTATGCTAAATTTATAATTGAGATATTGAATTCAGGTCAATCACAATCTGCATTATTAACTGAAAACTTTAAATCAATAATGTTAGAACCACAAGTTGATGTATTAGTTCGTGATCCAATTGAAAGACCGGGAAGGGCATTAGGATTTTTTACATATTGGTCTCTTGGCTGGGCGATTGATTCAACTGCGTACGGAAATATTTATTATCACAGCGGTGCGAACAGAACCGGATTCCGATGTTATTCTCAATTCAACCTTGAAGAAGGAAACGGAATCGTGATTATGACAAACAGTTTAAATGGATCCGAACTGTGGATGAGATTAATAAAGAGGATTGGTGATTTCTGA
- a CDS encoding amidohydrolase — MKSLVTIIILFYFIVGCSTNQNEKADTVFTNGFVYTVDSINSKAEAVAIKDKSIIFIGDNDSVQKYIGEKTKVINLNGKMVLPGFVDAHCHSISSYRYFNELNLYGLKSKENIQNAIKKYLSEHPDAKYIKGRGWSDTDFPGIGPDKKIIDEIVKDIPVSFSSDGGHSKWVNSKTLELAGINNSTKNPKGGNIERYPGTNEPNGTLRENAADLVADIFPAYTVENLMDGLEAYQRMVSAFGITTVHDAYLDAGSNETDAFRNLEKNNKLKMRFRASLYIDPEKSVEQIKSLIEERKKNSGELFQTNSAKIFIDGVVEGSTAYLKEPYKHQPKNYGEIFWKIDSLNKICSALDKEHFQIHVHAIGDAATSVTLYAFASAEFQNGKRDSRNSITHLQLVDESDIKKFKELGVIAVPQPYWFSKDDYYYNIQVPYLGQKRADEEYPMKSFFDEGVIAASSSDYPVTIPCNPLEAIQFGITRSEFNTTDSSEVLWPEERVTLEQMIRSFTINGAYANFLEKETGSIEVGKKADLIVLDKNLFEIPVTDIYKAKVLMTLFEGKDVFVDSSYTLQ, encoded by the coding sequence ATGAAATCATTAGTTACAATAATTATTTTATTTTATTTCATTGTTGGTTGCAGCACAAACCAGAATGAAAAAGCTGACACTGTTTTTACAAACGGATTTGTTTACACTGTTGATAGTATAAATTCAAAAGCTGAAGCAGTTGCCATTAAAGACAAATCGATCATCTTCATTGGAGATAATGACAGTGTTCAAAAATATATTGGCGAGAAGACAAAAGTTATAAATCTAAATGGCAAAATGGTTCTTCCCGGATTTGTTGATGCGCATTGTCATTCAATAAGTTCTTACCGTTATTTCAATGAGTTGAATCTTTACGGACTCAAATCGAAAGAAAATATCCAAAATGCAATTAAGAAATATTTATCCGAACATCCTGATGCAAAATATATTAAAGGCAGAGGCTGGAGCGATACAGATTTTCCCGGGATTGGTCCTGATAAAAAAATAATCGATGAAATTGTAAAAGATATTCCTGTTTCTTTTTCTTCAGATGGGGGACATTCAAAATGGGTTAACTCAAAAACACTTGAACTGGCTGGAATAAATAATTCAACAAAAAATCCAAAAGGCGGAAATATTGAACGATATCCCGGAACGAATGAACCTAACGGCACGCTTCGCGAAAATGCTGCAGATCTTGTTGCGGATATTTTCCCGGCTTATACAGTAGAAAATTTAATGGATGGACTTGAAGCATATCAACGAATGGTTTCAGCATTTGGAATAACAACTGTCCACGATGCATATCTCGATGCTGGAAGTAATGAAACTGATGCGTTCAGAAATCTGGAGAAAAATAATAAATTAAAAATGAGATTTCGTGCTTCACTTTACATTGATCCTGAAAAAAGTGTTGAGCAAATCAAATCGCTGATTGAAGAGCGAAAAAAGAATTCAGGTGAATTATTTCAGACAAATTCTGCAAAGATTTTTATTGATGGCGTTGTTGAAGGAAGTACAGCATATCTGAAAGAACCTTACAAGCATCAACCAAAAAATTATGGGGAAATATTTTGGAAAATTGATTCCCTTAATAAAATCTGTTCGGCTTTGGATAAAGAACATTTTCAGATTCACGTGCACGCAATTGGCGATGCTGCAACATCTGTAACACTTTATGCTTTTGCTTCCGCAGAATTTCAGAACGGGAAAAGAGATTCAAGAAATTCTATTACGCATCTTCAGTTAGTTGACGAATCAGATATTAAAAAATTCAAAGAACTTGGTGTGATCGCTGTACCTCAGCCATATTGGTTCAGCAAAGATGATTACTATTATAATATTCAGGTTCCTTATCTCGGTCAAAAACGTGCAGACGAAGAATATCCAATGAAAAGTTTTTTTGACGAAGGAGTTATTGCTGCAAGTTCGAGTGATTATCCTGTTACGATTCCCTGCAATCCTTTGGAAGCGATCCAATTTGGAATAACAAGAAGTGAATTTAATACAACAGATTCAAGCGAAGTTCTCTGGCCTGAAGAAAGAGTTACTCTCGAACAAATGATACGAAGCTTTACTATCAATGGAGCTTATGCAAATTTTCTCGAAAAGGAAACAGGTTCAATTGAAGTTGGAAAGAAAGCAGATTTAATTGTGCTTGATAAAAATTTATTTGAGATTCCGGTAACAGACATTTATAAAGCAAAAGTGCTTATGACTTTATTTGAAGGAAAAGATGTTTTTGTTGACAGTAGTTACACGCTTCAGTAA